From Aedes albopictus strain Foshan chromosome 1, AalbF5, whole genome shotgun sequence, one genomic window encodes:
- the LOC109419151 gene encoding peroxynitrite isomerase THAP4-like — protein sequence MSVQTVAACIVMAKIHEALKPIQWLVGTWETVSAKGHFPTIKDFVYSEVLKFESVGQPLLNYEARSRNPTTGAPMHLESGFLRIKPGTNQLAFMISHNFGLAVLEEGTASEGRLELESRSISRMSFAKDPSVKVLKKMYKLNEDGTLEIRTDMETDTTPMTNHLVAVYKRKEL from the exons ATGT CTGTTCAAACCGTTGCCGCTTGCATAGTAATGGCTAAAATTCACGAAGCGCTGAAACCAATCCAGTGGCTTGTCGGAACCTGGGAAACGGTAAGTGCCAAGGGTCACTTTCCAACCATCAAGGACTTTGTATACTCTGAGGTGCTCAAATTTGAATCCGTTGGTCAACCACTGCTGAACTATGAGGCCCGGTCGCGCAATCCTACGACGGGAGCTCCGATGCACTTGGAGAGCGGGTTTTTGCGGATTAAACCCGGCACCAATCAGCTGGCTTTTATGATCTCGCACAACTTTGGCCTGGCGGTACTAGAGGAAGGAACAGCCTCGGAAGGGAGGCTCGAGCTCGAATCCCGGTCTATTAGTCGGATGTCCTTCGCTAAGGATCCGTCGGTGAAGGTCCTTAAAAAGATGTACAAATTGAATGAAGACGGCACCCTGGAAATACGTACCGACATGGAAACGGACACCACTCCGATGACCAACCATCTGGTGGCCGTTTATAAGAGAAAAGAGCT ATGA